The genomic interval CCCGCCGCCCGAAACCCAATGGCATCGGCCAGCGACAGCTGCTCGGGCACGCTGCCCAGCCAGGCCTGCCGCCGCACCACCAACCCCGCCGCTGGCGGCAGCACCTTTTGTTTGGGTGCATAGAGCAGGGGAGCAGACCCGCGCTCGGTCAACGCCAGCAATGACCCAATGCGGCCAAAGTTTGGCGGTGGGGTCACTTCAAAATCTCCCCGGATGCGGCTGCCATAGGCCCCCGCCTGGGGGTGGGCCTGGCCAAATCGATGGGCTGCCACTACCCAGCCCAAGGCCGGGTGGTTGTCGTCGTCTAAAAATCCGATTAGGGGGCTGCGGGCTAAGGTAATGGCGGATTGGCGAGCATAGCCAGCCCCCTGGCGGGGCTCAAAGGCATAGCGCAGGGGAATATCTTGGGGCCACTGCTGCTGATAGGTTTCGAACACCTGGGCGGTGCCGTCGGTGCTGTTGTTGTCAACTACAATCACCTCCCAGGCCAGGTGCTCGGTGCCCAGCTGGGCGAGCAGACAGTCGAGCACCTTGGGCAGGCGGTGCTCACCGTTGTAGGTGCAGATCACCACCGATAGGTCGAGAACTTCTTTGCCGGGGGCAGCATTGGCCAGCTTCAGCCGCAGGCGCCGCAGCAGGCGTTGGGTATAGCTGGGCAGCGGTCGGTTGGCCATCGCCCGCCGTTGCGGGTCTAGGGCGATCGGTCTTTTAGAAGGTGGAGAGCCTACCCCAGCAGAGAACGATTCAGCTACCGCCAAAAAAGACTCAGCCATAGGTACCAAACCCTTTGCGCTACTGGGTGACGCTCCCCAGTGTGCCCGTGGGGAAAGGCCCAATATCTCGGCTGGTGGCTGAGTCTGGCCGCAATGGCCGCTGGCTTAGTGCAGCCCCGGCTCGATCTGGCTGATGGGGACAAAGCACTCAGTGGGCAGCAGCACAGGGCGATCGCCAAAGATCAGCTTGCCGCGATGGGTCTTAGTGCTAATGGCAATGCCGATGGGGCGCTGCACATCCTCAGGATGCACTTCGTAATAAGTGCGGTAAATTTGCCGGGCCGACTTAAGTAGGGCCGGGTTAAGCGCCATGGGCAGGGCACCAGCCCCCGATAGCTGACTGGGCAATGGGCTAGAAGAAGGGGGTTGCTGTAGACCGTACACGGCTCACCTGTGCGCTTATGAACAGACTTTAACTCGACTTTTCAGGGGCAGCACATTCTAGAAAGACTTCTAGAAAGAACTTTATGACAGGGCATTCAACAGGGCTTCGCCCATGGCCTTGCAACCCACCTGGGTCATAGTCTCAGACATGATATCGCCAGTTCGATAACCCTGATCTAAAACTGTGGTTACGGCTTGCTCAATGCGATCGGCGGCGGCAGGCTGATCGAGGGCATAGCGCAGCATCATGGCGGCACTCAGCACCTGGGCCAGGGGGTTAGCCTTGTCTTGACCAGCAATGTCGGGGGCCGAACCGTGGACGGGCTCGTAGACCCCCGGCCCACTGGCCCCCAAGCTGGCCGAGGGCAGCATGCCAATGCTGCCCGTGAGCATCGCCGCCGCATCGGAGAGAATGTCGCCGAACAGGTTGCCGGTCACGATCGTGTCAAACTGCTTCGGCCAGCGGATCAGCTGCATGGCCGCGTTGTCCACATACATATGCGTCAGGGCGACGTCGGGGTAGTCGGCAGAGAGGGCGGTGATGCGATCGCGCCACAGCTGCGACACCTCCAGCACGTTGGCCTTATCGACCGAGCACAGCTGGCCTTTACGCTTTTGGGCAGTCTCAAAGGCGACCTTGCCGATGCGATCGATTTCGCGATCGGTATAGGCCATCGTGTTGACCCCCCGCTTTTCCCCCGTCTCAGTCTCAAACACCCCCTTGGGGCTGCCAAAGTAGATGCCCCCAGTCAGTTCCCGCACCACCATAATATCGACCCCTTCCACCACCTCTCGCTTGAGCGAAGAAGCGTCGATTAGCTGCGGCAAGATGGTAGCCGGGCGCAGATTGGCGAAAAGTTCTAACCCCGATCGCAGACCCAGCAGCCCTGTCTCAGGCCGCTGATGGCGAGGCAATGTATCCCACTTGTAGCCCCCGATCGCCGCCAGCAGCACCGCATCGCTGGCTTTGCAGGTCTTCAGCGTTTCCTCTGGCAGCGGCTCCCCAGTGGCGTCGATCGCCGCCCCACCAATCAACGCCTCCTCAAACTCGAAAGCCAGATCCATCTGGCCACCCACAGTCTTGAGCACATCCACCGCCACCGCCATAATCTCAGGGCCAATACCATCACCGGGCAGCAGCGTAATGCGATAGGTCGAAGTCATAGCGTTTGAAGAAAGTGAATCGAACGTAGAGTAGGCACTGCTTACCAGCTTGGGAAGCACACCGATTCAATATCATACCCCCAGGGGTTTCCCCCTTTACCGACTCACCCACCCATCCACCCGCCCACCCGCCCACTCACTCCCCCCATGCCCCAATACCTCTACCTCCACGGCTTCGCCTCCAGCCCCAAGTCGGCCAAAGCCCAAGCCATGCAGGCCCGCTTCTCAACGCTGGGCCTCGACCTCATCATTCCTGACCTCAACCAGAACGACTTTGCCCACCTCACCCTCAGCCGCCAAATTCAGCAGATCAGCGCCCTGATTTTGGCCCAGAGCGAACCTACCGTTCTGATCGGCTCTAGCCTAGGGGGCCTCACTGCCGCCTGGGTTGCCCAACAAGCCGCCATTACAGACCGCATCGAAAAACTGGTGCTCCTAGCCCCCGCCTTTGACTTTCTCGCTCAGTGGTTGCCCCGCCTCGGCCTTGACCAACTCGAAGCCTGGCGCACTGAGGGCACCTTCCCCATCTACCACTACACCGAGCAGCGCACCCTACCGCTACACTACGACTTCATCGCCGACGCTCACGGCTACAGCGACGATGGCCTAAAAGCCCAGATCCCAACCCTGATTCTCCACGGCACTAATGACGAGACTATATCTATAGAAGCCAGTCGGGCCTACGCAGCCCCCCGCCCCTGGGTGCGATTGGTAGAACTCTTCAGCGACCATGCTCTAACAGATGTGGAGAAAGATATTTGGCAGCACACCCACGATTTTCTGGATCTTGGAACCTAGGGAAGTGCTTTAGCTGTCGAGTTGGGCCGTTGTTGCGTCACTAGGTTCTTGCGGTTGCGGTTTGTGGCCGCGCTGGGTCTGTGTGACGGTAGTTTCCCAACCCGTTTCAAGAACTGCAACCCCCATGCCACAATTAGCCCAATCCTCTACGTTAGTAACAGGGCAGCCCGGTGGAACCGTCTTCCCTCAGTGCGTCAAACAGTGAGCCCAATCCAGTTCAGCCGCAGGGGCCACCAACCCCACGGCAGTTGAGCAGCATCAAAGCTCAGCTCGACCTGGTGCTACTAGCCCTAGAAGCCCTCACCGGCCTGGGGTCAGACGCCATGCTGGCGGCGGCCAACGATTTGGGGGTATCGGATTTGCTGAGCGATCGCGTCAACCTATGGCGACTGCGCCAGGCCAGCCCGCTGCGCAAGGGGCAGGGCCGCAAAAAGCTCGATGTTGACGAAGCCCGCGCCCTGGTGCTGGTGAGTTGTCATTTAGCGATCGCCCATCGCGATCCCATTCGGCAGGCCGTGGCGCGGCTAGAGAAGGCCCTCGAACAGGGGCAGCCTCCACACCGCACCGCGCAGCTAGGCGACTACCTCGACGCCTTTAGCAATGCCTACCAAGACCGCATGGAGGGCGATCAAACCGCCACCACCGACGAGATCAATGCCCTGGGGCTGAAGCTGCTGGTCGATCTGCTGTTCTACAGTGGCTCCGGCGGCAGCCGTAAGCTGTGGGTGGCGCTGCTTGAGCGGGCTGGCCAGTGAGAAGTTTGAATTTTGGTTGGATTGGTTAAGGTGTTCTTGAGCTGAGTGCTATGGCTGCGATCGCCACTGTCACCTCCTACGAATATGCGGCGGGCACCTGTACTCTGCGACTGGTGGGAGAGCTTTCGCCCTTGAGTCAGATTACGGGCCGCCCGGTGCTGGGGCGATCGCGGTTTCACCTGCAAGTGCAGGGTGACGATGCGCCCAGAGAAGCCAGAACCCTCGCTAGCCGGGCCATGATTCTGGAGATTGGTGGCCGAGAGCCGCAGTTTTCATCCCTGGCAGATCTGGTGCAAACCTACGTCCAAAATTATCTCAATGCCGATGCGATCGCCGCTGGAGGAGCGGTTGCCCGGGGGGAAAATTCGCTTCAGCCCGTCGGGCTAACTCGCCATCGGCTCACCCTGGCTGTGCCCCCAGAGCCACCTAGAGTAGTTGAACTCTCTACCCTACAACTGTCTGACCTGGCCGATGCCCTAGAGCAGGCCGACAGCAACCTTCAGATTCTGCCCGATGCGGCAATGCCTAAGACTCGCCGTGTGCGCCCCAAACTGCCGCTTTGGCTAGGGTCTGTGGCGGCGGTGGGCATTGCCGCGCTGCTGGGCAACCAGCTACTCACTACCGCCCCTAGCTCCGTAGTGCTTTCCCCCAGCGAGTCTCAATCAACTGGTGAGGCAACGCCTCAGCCTTCTGCTGATAACCCACAGCTGACCCCAGCAGCACCTGCGCCCCCCGCCGCCAATACTCCTACTGCGGTAGACTCCGCCCCCGCTGCCACAGGCGAGGCTCTGCCAGCGCCCATCACGACAGCGCCGACCAGTCCAGCGGTCCCCTCTGGCACTGCACCTGAGCCTGGAACGCCCAAGGCATCGCCCCCGCTTGCCGACGCTGACCCAGCCTCAGCTCAACCATCCCAAAGCGAGCCCGCTCTAGCCCCTACCCCCCTAACCCAGGACGAGGCACGCGCCGGGGGGCAAGCCGCGTCTGAGGCACGCATAGCCACTGAACCGGCACCGAATGCTGCCCAGCCCGAAGCCCTAACGGCCCCGGCCAGCCCCGAAGCCTTTGACACTGGCCCCAGCATTGCCGCCACTACCGCCCCAAACTCTGCGATCGCCTGGATTAGCAACCTCACCCAAGCCCTTGAGCAGCAGTGGCGGCCCCCAGCCAACCTAGCTGCGCCCCTGCGCTACCGCTTGATCCTTGAGCCAGATGGCACCGTAACTGCCCTAGAGCCTCTGAATGACTTCTCGGCTAATTACCAAACCAATTCTACCCTGCCTCAGCCCGGTGACATCATCCCTGGCGTTGTCAGAGACGCACCCATCACGGTAGAGGTGCAGTTTTTGCCCACCGGAGCAGTCGTTGTGGTGCCGCCAGAAGGTTCGGCCCCATAGGGCTAGAGGTCTGCCCCCTTAGGAACCTGTCTCAGATCGGCGCTGGCTCCGGCGCTTGGCCTTGCGCATTTGTAGGGTTGACATGGCTTTGTCCACCGGGAAGCCAGCGACCGGAATGACCTGGTGCTTGCGATCGCGCTCCAACTGCTTCAACTCTGTATAGTCAATCCAGTGGATGCAATCCACCGGGCAGGTGTCGATCGCCTCTTGAATGAGCTCCTCAGAGTCGCCATCCTGGCGGTAAACGCGCGA from Nodosilinea sp. FACHB-141 carries:
- the hpsE gene encoding hormogonium polysaccharide biosynthesis glycosyltransferase HpsE, with protein sequence MAESFLAVAESFSAGVGSPPSKRPIALDPQRRAMANRPLPSYTQRLLRRLRLKLANAAPGKEVLDLSVVICTYNGEHRLPKVLDCLLAQLGTEHLAWEVIVVDNNSTDGTAQVFETYQQQWPQDIPLRYAFEPRQGAGYARQSAITLARSPLIGFLDDDNHPALGWVVAAHRFGQAHPQAGAYGSRIRGDFEVTPPPNFGRIGSLLALTERGSAPLLYAPKQKVLPPAAGLVVRRQAWLGSVPEQLSLADAIGFRAAGEDLEVVLHMQRHGWEIWYNPAMRMQHEIPASRFERDYLLQMFRGIGLSRHRTRMLSMPLWQRPLAAHAYLINDIRKIVRHLVKYQGEVVSDTVTACEMRLYLYSLISPFYITQRLWRQRWRRWSSKF
- the leuB gene encoding 3-isopropylmalate dehydrogenase, giving the protein MTSTYRITLLPGDGIGPEIMAVAVDVLKTVGGQMDLAFEFEEALIGGAAIDATGEPLPEETLKTCKASDAVLLAAIGGYKWDTLPRHQRPETGLLGLRSGLELFANLRPATILPQLIDASSLKREVVEGVDIMVVRELTGGIYFGSPKGVFETETGEKRGVNTMAYTDREIDRIGKVAFETAQKRKGQLCSVDKANVLEVSQLWRDRITALSADYPDVALTHMYVDNAAMQLIRWPKQFDTIVTGNLFGDILSDAAAMLTGSIGMLPSASLGASGPGVYEPVHGSAPDIAGQDKANPLAQVLSAAMMLRYALDQPAAADRIEQAVTTVLDQGYRTGDIMSETMTQVGCKAMGEALLNALS
- a CDS encoding YqiA/YcfP family alpha/beta fold hydrolase; this encodes MPQYLYLHGFASSPKSAKAQAMQARFSTLGLDLIIPDLNQNDFAHLTLSRQIQQISALILAQSEPTVLIGSSLGGLTAAWVAQQAAITDRIEKLVLLAPAFDFLAQWLPRLGLDQLEAWRTEGTFPIYHYTEQRTLPLHYDFIADAHGYSDDGLKAQIPTLILHGTNDETISIEASRAYAAPRPWVRLVELFSDHALTDVEKDIWQHTHDFLDLGT
- a CDS encoding DUF3038 domain-containing protein — encoded protein: MEPSSLSASNSEPNPVQPQGPPTPRQLSSIKAQLDLVLLALEALTGLGSDAMLAAANDLGVSDLLSDRVNLWRLRQASPLRKGQGRKKLDVDEARALVLVSCHLAIAHRDPIRQAVARLEKALEQGQPPHRTAQLGDYLDAFSNAYQDRMEGDQTATTDEINALGLKLLVDLLFYSGSGGSRKLWVALLERAGQ
- a CDS encoding DUF4335 domain-containing protein, translating into MAAIATVTSYEYAAGTCTLRLVGELSPLSQITGRPVLGRSRFHLQVQGDDAPREARTLASRAMILEIGGREPQFSSLADLVQTYVQNYLNADAIAAGGAVARGENSLQPVGLTRHRLTLAVPPEPPRVVELSTLQLSDLADALEQADSNLQILPDAAMPKTRRVRPKLPLWLGSVAAVGIAALLGNQLLTTAPSSVVLSPSESQSTGEATPQPSADNPQLTPAAPAPPAANTPTAVDSAPAATGEALPAPITTAPTSPAVPSGTAPEPGTPKASPPLADADPASAQPSQSEPALAPTPLTQDEARAGGQAASEARIATEPAPNAAQPEALTAPASPEAFDTGPSIAATTAPNSAIAWISNLTQALEQQWRPPANLAAPLRYRLILEPDGTVTALEPLNDFSANYQTNSTLPQPGDIIPGVVRDAPITVEVQFLPTGAVVVVPPEGSAP
- a CDS encoding ferredoxin, which translates into the protein MTQFDGQPSATGFEPELGGQLRQAEDRTGFEPELGGQLRQKGVYVDEITCIGCKHCAHVARNTFYIEPDHGRSRVYRQDGDSEELIQEAIDTCPVDCIHWIDYTELKQLERDRKHQVIPVAGFPVDKAMSTLQMRKAKRRSQRRSETGS